The following are from one region of the Amylibacter sp. IMCC11727 genome:
- a CDS encoding ABC transporter ATP-binding protein, producing MNDALKLSGITKGYNLGAPTEVKVLNGVDFTLAAGEVVAMVAPSGAGKSTLLHIAGLLDTPDTGSVEISGQAVGSGDRARTRLRRQDVGFVYQFHHLLQEFTALENVVLPQLANGVSQRDAQAHAEQLMETVGLKDRIGHRPAELSGGEQQRVAFCRALANKPAVLLADEPTGNLDPGTSDTVFAALMALVRASGMSALIATHNLELAARMDRMVRLDAGVLTAA from the coding sequence ATGAATGATGCGTTGAAATTAAGCGGGATCACCAAAGGCTATAACCTTGGGGCGCCGACCGAAGTGAAGGTGTTGAACGGTGTGGATTTCACACTGGCCGCGGGCGAGGTTGTGGCGATGGTTGCGCCCTCTGGTGCTGGGAAGTCGACGCTGCTGCATATTGCAGGGCTGCTTGATACCCCAGATACAGGATCGGTGGAGATCAGTGGCCAAGCGGTGGGATCGGGGGATCGGGCCCGCACGCGGCTGCGTCGTCAGGACGTTGGATTTGTGTATCAGTTCCACCATCTGTTGCAGGAGTTTACGGCGCTGGAAAATGTGGTGTTGCCGCAATTGGCCAATGGGGTTTCCCAGCGCGATGCGCAGGCTCATGCAGAACAATTGATGGAAACGGTCGGCCTGAAAGATCGCATTGGGCATCGTCCCGCAGAATTGTCAGGCGGGGAACAACAGCGCGTGGCGTTTTGCCGTGCCTTGGCCAATAAACCAGCGGTTTTGCTGGCGGATGAACCCACAGGAAACCTTGATCCAGGCACATCAGACACAGTGTTCGCGGCGTTGATGGCGTTGGTGCGTGCATCGGGGATGTCGGCGTTGATCGCGACTCATAACCTTGAACTGGCCGCACGCATGGATCGTATGGTGCGCCTTGATGCGGGTGTTTTGACAGCGGCGTAA
- a CDS encoding MFS transporter, with amino-acid sequence MQDNVVRVLDADSLPMWRRPWVLLGVMAFVMPLAFSTWMALLNNFVIEVANFDGSNIGWLHSLREIPGFLAIGVIYVLWYIREQALAVMSLLLLAITVSVTAWFPTFGGLLVTTLIGSIGFHYYETVKMSLELQWIKKERAPQVLGWYVAVGSGASLFAYGFIMLVWKVLGWDYNTIYLAGGGLALLLTLFCWFAYPTFEAPVKQHTQMVFRARYWLYYSLQAASGARRQIFMVFAAFMMVERFGFEVHEVTALFLINYVANMIFAPLMGAFVSKVGERNALAFEYIGLIIVFCAYGGIYMFGWGVVIAASLYVIDHLFFALAFAQKTYFQKIADPADIAPTAAVAFTINHIGAVLLPAMLGYLWLMSPAAVFIFAASVACISLALALMIPRHPVPGNETVFSRRFAAEPGE; translated from the coding sequence ATGCAAGACAATGTTGTACGAGTATTAGACGCTGACAGTTTGCCCATGTGGCGGCGGCCTTGGGTGTTGCTGGGTGTTATGGCGTTTGTGATGCCGCTGGCGTTTTCCACGTGGATGGCGTTGTTGAACAATTTTGTAATTGAAGTCGCGAATTTTGATGGCAGCAACATTGGTTGGCTGCACTCTTTGCGCGAAATTCCAGGATTTTTGGCTATCGGGGTCATTTATGTGCTGTGGTACATCCGCGAGCAGGCGCTTGCGGTGATGTCTCTGTTGTTGCTGGCAATCACGGTGTCTGTGACCGCATGGTTTCCAACCTTCGGCGGGTTGTTGGTGACAACGCTGATCGGCTCCATTGGATTTCACTATTATGAGACTGTGAAAATGTCTCTGGAATTACAATGGATTAAGAAAGAACGCGCGCCACAAGTCCTTGGCTGGTATGTGGCCGTTGGATCGGGTGCGAGCCTGTTTGCTTATGGCTTTATCATGCTTGTTTGGAAAGTTTTGGGCTGGGATTACAACACGATCTATCTCGCGGGTGGTGGTTTGGCCTTATTGCTGACGCTGTTTTGCTGGTTCGCCTATCCCACCTTCGAAGCACCCGTAAAACAGCACACGCAGATGGTGTTTCGCGCCCGTTATTGGCTATATTATTCGCTGCAAGCGGCATCGGGCGCGCGGCGACAAATCTTTATGGTGTTTGCGGCCTTTATGATGGTGGAACGGTTCGGATTCGAAGTGCATGAAGTCACGGCGCTGTTCCTGATCAACTATGTGGCCAATATGATTTTTGCGCCCTTGATGGGCGCGTTTGTGTCCAAAGTGGGCGAGCGCAATGCGCTGGCGTTTGAATATATCGGGCTGATCATCGTGTTCTGTGCTTACGGTGGGATTTACATGTTTGGATGGGGTGTTGTGATTGCGGCGAGCCTGTACGTCATCGACCATTTGTTCTTTGCCTTGGCCTTTGCGCAAAAGACATATTTCCAAAAAATCGCGGACCCTGCGGATATTGCGCCTACGGCGGCGGTGGCGTTTACGATCAATCATATTGGTGCGGTTCTGTTGCCTGCGATGTTGGGGTATTTGTGGCTGATGTCACCTGCTGCAGTGTTCATTTTCGCAGCCAGTGTGGCGTGTATTTCGCTCGCTCTTGCGTTGATGATCCCGCGCCATCCGGTGCCTGGAAATGAAACTGTGTTTTCGCGCCGTTTCGCAGCGGAGCCGGGCGAATAA
- a CDS encoding MATE family efflux transporter, with protein sequence MAAMGDKARFLSGSTMRHVVVMTLTGSLGLVFMFLVDVTTLFWVSWLGDEGLVAALGFGWTIQFFTISTGIGLMIASMALVSKSIGQGKLELARQQTTSAALYTFVFQLLTAGIVLVFRREILAFAGAEGQTLEDAARFLMISVPSLPFMALGMVGSAVLRSIGDAVRSMSVTMSAGLVAMVVDPLFILGLGWGFEGAAWGIVVSRTVSAILSIWFVVRIHDMVGPVSRETLRTLFKPFVAIAIPAVMTQLSTPFGNYILTKVISAYGDAAVAGWAVVSRIAVLAFGGIFSLSGAIGGIIGQNFGAGQMDRVKQTYKDALIFCAIYTVLSWGLLILLRDPVANLFGLEGLSRDVFLAFMLIGAGGYMFAGALFVSNAAFNNLGKPIYSTFCNWFRDGILIYPCCVLMGLWLAAPGVVYGQALAAVLAGSAAMIWGWRFVGRLAAR encoded by the coding sequence ATGGCCGCAATGGGCGACAAGGCGCGGTTCCTGTCAGGATCAACAATGCGCCATGTTGTGGTGATGACACTAACGGGGTCGCTTGGCCTTGTGTTTATGTTTCTGGTGGATGTGACGACCCTGTTTTGGGTCAGTTGGCTTGGCGATGAAGGGTTGGTTGCGGCTCTTGGCTTTGGCTGGACCATCCAGTTTTTCACCATTTCCACCGGCATTGGATTGATGATCGCAAGCATGGCGCTGGTGTCCAAATCCATCGGCCAAGGTAAGCTGGAGTTGGCACGGCAACAAACCACGTCGGCGGCACTTTATACCTTTGTGTTTCAATTGCTTACGGCGGGGATCGTGCTGGTGTTTCGGCGCGAAATTCTGGCCTTTGCAGGGGCTGAAGGACAAACGCTGGAAGATGCGGCACGGTTTTTGATGATCTCGGTTCCGAGCTTGCCGTTTATGGCGCTTGGTATGGTCGGTTCTGCCGTGTTGCGCTCTATTGGGGATGCTGTGCGATCCATGTCTGTGACTATGTCCGCTGGACTGGTGGCGATGGTGGTGGACCCGCTGTTTATCCTCGGTCTTGGTTGGGGGTTTGAAGGGGCTGCATGGGGCATCGTTGTGTCGCGTACAGTGTCGGCGATCCTGTCCATTTGGTTTGTGGTACGGATTCACGATATGGTAGGGCCCGTTTCGCGTGAGACGCTGCGCACCCTGTTTAAACCGTTTGTGGCCATCGCAATTCCAGCGGTGATGACGCAACTTTCCACACCATTTGGCAACTATATCTTAACCAAGGTGATCAGTGCTTATGGTGATGCAGCGGTTGCGGGTTGGGCCGTGGTCAGCCGCATCGCCGTGCTGGCGTTTGGGGGAATATTTTCCTTGTCTGGTGCCATTGGTGGGATCATTGGCCAGAACTTTGGTGCAGGGCAAATGGACCGCGTGAAGCAAACCTACAAAGACGCGCTGATCTTTTGCGCGATCTACACGGTGCTGTCTTGGGGGCTGTTGATCCTGCTGCGCGATCCAGTTGCAAATCTGTTCGGGCTCGAAGGTTTGTCACGTGATGTGTTCTTGGCGTTTATGCTGATCGGCGCAGGTGGGTATATGTTTGCGGGCGCGTTGTTTGTATCGAATGCTGCGTTTAACAATTTGGGCAAGCCGATCTATTCCACATTCTGCAATTGGTTCCGTGATGGTATCTTGATTTATCCCTGTTGCGTGCTGATGGGCCTGTGGTTGGCAGCACCGGGTGTTGTGTATGGGCAGGCATTGGCGGCGGTTTTGGCAGGGTCGGCAGCGATGATCTGGGGCTGGCGGTTTGTTGGGCGTTTGGCGGCCCGTTAA
- a CDS encoding YbaB/EbfC family nucleoid-associated protein, which produces MLKGLGGLGDMAKIMKQAQEMQGKMADAQAKLDEMTTTGEAGAGMVTVTVTAKGDVKGIEIDPSLFVPSDKEVVEDLIVAAIKDGQAKAAQMQKDEMGKITEGLNLPEGMKLPF; this is translated from the coding sequence ATGTTGAAAGGTTTGGGCGGGCTTGGCGATATGGCCAAGATCATGAAGCAGGCGCAGGAAATGCAAGGCAAAATGGCCGATGCGCAGGCCAAGCTGGATGAAATGACAACCACAGGCGAAGCGGGCGCTGGCATGGTGACAGTCACTGTCACCGCCAAAGGGGATGTGAAAGGGATCGAGATTGATCCGTCCCTGTTTGTACCATCTGACAAAGAAGTTGTGGAAGATTTGATCGTTGCGGCGATCAAAGACGGGCAGGCCAAAGCCGCCCAAATGCAGAAAGACGAAATGGGCAAAATCACCGAAGGGCTGAACCTGCCCGAGGGGATGAAGCTGCCGTTTTGA
- the recR gene encoding recombination mediator RecR produces MSSNNQEIDALIALLAKLPGMGPRSARRAVLHLIKKRALLLTPLADAMFAVAATARECVVCGNIGTRDRCDVCEDQRRGNGQICVVEDVADLWAMERTAVFKGRYHVLGGSLSALDGVGPEELRIPSLISRVLAEEVTEVILALNATVDGQTTAHYIADQLEEAGVAVTSLAQGVPIGGELDYLDDGTISAALNARKSV; encoded by the coding sequence TTGAGCAGCAATAACCAAGAAATCGACGCGCTGATTGCTTTGCTGGCGAAGTTGCCGGGCATGGGGCCAAGATCTGCGCGTCGGGCGGTTTTGCACCTGATCAAGAAACGCGCGTTGTTGCTAACACCACTGGCAGACGCCATGTTTGCTGTGGCCGCCACGGCACGCGAATGTGTGGTGTGTGGGAACATCGGCACGAGAGACCGTTGTGACGTTTGTGAGGACCAACGGCGCGGAAACGGGCAGATTTGTGTGGTCGAAGATGTGGCTGATTTGTGGGCCATGGAACGCACTGCGGTGTTCAAAGGACGCTATCATGTGTTGGGCGGGTCCCTGTCGGCCCTTGATGGGGTTGGGCCGGAAGAGTTGCGCATCCCATCGCTGATTTCACGGGTTCTGGCAGAAGAGGTTACAGAGGTGATCCTTGCGCTGAACGCCACGGTGGATGGGCAGACCACGGCGCATTACATTGCCGACCAGTTGGAAGAAGCGGGGGTCGCGGTCACGTCGCTCGCCCAAGGTGTGCCCATCGGCGGTGAGCTGGATTATCTGGATGACGGCACGATTTCAGCTGCGTTGAATGCACGGAAATCTGTTTAA